CAATTTCGAACAAATTCTTTCATTTCCTCACCCCTTTAAACTATTATCTTCATCATACATCAAATTTATTCAACCAACAATCGCAATTTCGAATTATTAGAAAAATAATACTTTAGTCATGGTGCTTTTAAATTTTATCAACTTATTTATTTCCTATTGAGCAAAAAACTGATATAGTTTTATAAAAGAATACAAGGAGTGATTAGATGCATTTAGATGAAATGCTGGAGTATAACAAACAATTTGTAGAAAACAAGCAATATACATCATATACAACGGATACATATCCAAACAAAAAAATGGTTATTTTTACATGTATGGAGTCTCGTTTAATTGAGCTTCTATTAAAATCATTAAACATTCATAATGGGGACGTAAAAATGGTAAAAAATGCTGGTGCAATCATCCGCAAGCCATTTGATAGTATTATGAAAAGCATTCTTGTTGCCGTTTTTAAATTAAAGGCAGATGAAGTTGTCGTTATCGGACACCATGATTGCGGAATGTCCAACGTGGATACAGAAGCACTCAAGAAAACAATGGTTGAACGTGGAATTGATGCAGAGAAAATCAACACATTAACTCATGGTGGAATCAACCTTGACGAGGAATTTCACGGTTTTGATACAGTAGAAGAGTCCGTCATGCAAAGCGTCGGTATTATTCGAAACCATCCACTGCTTCCGAAAGAAGTAAAAGTACATGGTTTGGTTATTAATCCTGATACTGGTAAAGTAGACGTTGTTACAAGAGAATAGTCTAAAATCATAACTACTGCTTCTTTTTTAAGCAGTAGTTACTACCATATATTGCTTTCTTTTATTTCAAATAAGGTAAAATCGTATCCAGTGTTTTTTGAAGCTCCGATGCCTGTTCAGCATATAGTTTTTTCGCTTCAGGATTATCTGTTTCTAAGGAAAATCCCTCTAAATCCGCTTGTACCTTTTTCAGGGTGGCCGCTAGCAGTGGTCTTTCTTCTACGACTGATTTTGAATATTCATCCTCATATAAATCCACATAAACATTGCCAAGAGAGTCGATTTGTGCAAAGAAGACGTCCTTGATGCTTTTAGCTCCCTGCTTTTCTATCTCCCCTTCAAGCCATTCCTTTGAATAGCCAAGATCCTCCATGCTCTTTTTTAGGATTTTCCCGTCAATAATTAAAACTGTAGGACCATGCTCCTTTTCCAGCGTAATCCCTAATGTTTTTGGGGTAACTGGCTGCTGATCTGTTTTCAGCATGATACTTAGTTCACCATTCGTTTCGAAAACAGCCATTTCTACATCAGAAACTTTAAAGGTACCCTTCTCTCTTAATAGCATTAATAGTTCATTAATTGTTAACAGATTCTTTTTCAGATTCTTATCCAGCACTTCTCCATCTCGTATTAAAATTGTTGCTTTCCCATCTGTTATCTTTGAAAAAATCATTGATTTCATACCAAAATAAGCTAGAATGATGGGAAATATTCCCCAAATAGTTAACGATACTAACCCATTAACTATTTTAACATTTTGATCAACTGACATGGTTGCAGCTATAGAACCGATTGTTATTCCTACACAATAATCAAAAAAAGTTAGTTGTGAAATTTGCTTTTTCCCCATAACTCTTGCCATAAAGAATAATAAAAAGAATGCTGCTATTGAACGAATGAGAATTAACACAATTTCAGGCATGTCCACTTCCCAACCTTTCTGAATACAGATATGTAATATATCTATATTATGGGGCAATCTATGTATAACCATTCATAAAACGAGGAGAGTTGGAATGAAGAAACTGATTCTATTTTTTACGCTCTTAACTATCATACTTACGGGGTGCGAGAACCAAGTAGGAGGTGAGTATTTCTTCGAACACGTTGACCAGCTTGAACATTCAATAGATAAGTTGGAATGGGATAAAATCTCAACCCAAGCTGAAGAGCTAAAAAGCATGTACAAAGATAACAAATGGAAAATTCAGTTACTTGGTGATGAAGATGAGTATGAGAGTTTACATGAAAGCATTAATAATTTAATCGCAGCAGCCAAAGAAAAAGATTCAACAAGTGCAAGGCTTGAACTTGCTGTCGTTAAATCAATTTTAGAAGATGTTTATTCTTTATAGTTGGTTTTGTCAGATAAAATGTTTTTATTCTGTCTCAGTTCAAAGGCTTCTCTCTACCGACAGACCTTCATTTTATGTCTTACACTTGAAGCGCAGGAAATGATGAAAATAATTGAAAAAAGCTAATCCCAACCAAACTGATCAGCTTTTTTCTTTGTTTCGGGATAATTTTACCCGATCTTTTATTCCCGGTGGTTGCTCCAGCCAACTGTGTTTAATCATGATATCAGCCCCACTTTTGGCTAATCGAGTAATTTCCAACGATAATCGCTCATAATTGACTGCTAAATCTAATCGTTGACTGGCAGCCGAAGCAGTGGCATAGTTACCTATTCCTGCTGCACTTATAAGTGACATATGAAACATCATCAATTTATCTGAAAATGTTTGTGTTGTTGAATCACTAACAGCTACATCAGGTACTTGCGGCGCTTCTATATTATCCTTTAAAAATGTATCCACAAAAATTTTAATATGTTTTTGCGAGATTTCTTTTCCTCGCAGCATAAAATCCTGTATTTCTTTGGTTGGAGAGGTTTGAGCAAAAGCAAGACATAATTTTACCCCCATTACATTCGTAAGT
This region of Oceanobacillus sp. FSL K6-2867 genomic DNA includes:
- a CDS encoding carbonic anhydrase, with translation MHLDEMLEYNKQFVENKQYTSYTTDTYPNKKMVIFTCMESRLIELLLKSLNIHNGDVKMVKNAGAIIRKPFDSIMKSILVAVFKLKADEVVVIGHHDCGMSNVDTEALKKTMVERGIDAEKINTLTHGGINLDEEFHGFDTVEESVMQSVGIIRNHPLLPKEVKVHGLVINPDTGKVDVVTRE
- a CDS encoding DUF421 domain-containing protein, coding for MPEIVLILIRSIAAFFLLFFMARVMGKKQISQLTFFDYCVGITIGSIAATMSVDQNVKIVNGLVSLTIWGIFPIILAYFGMKSMIFSKITDGKATILIRDGEVLDKNLKKNLLTINELLMLLREKGTFKVSDVEMAVFETNGELSIMLKTDQQPVTPKTLGITLEKEHGPTVLIIDGKILKKSMEDLGYSKEWLEGEIEKQGAKSIKDVFFAQIDSLGNVYVDLYEDEYSKSVVEERPLLAATLKKVQADLEGFSLETDNPEAKKLYAEQASELQKTLDTILPYLK
- a CDS encoding DUF4363 family protein, with product MKKLILFFTLLTIILTGCENQVGGEYFFEHVDQLEHSIDKLEWDKISTQAEELKSMYKDNKWKIQLLGDEDEYESLHESINNLIAAAKEKDSTSARLELAVVKSILEDVYSL